In Pseudomonas sp. DNDY-54, a genomic segment contains:
- a CDS encoding aspartate aminotransferase family protein yields the protein MTHDSTEHFWMPFTANRQFKGNPRLLESAEGMYYTDTNGRKVIDGTAGLWCCNAGHGRREITEAVSKQIAHMDFAPTFQMGHPLPFELAERLAQISPAGLNRVFFTNSGSESADTALKLALAYQRAIGQGSRTRLIGRELAYHGVGFGGISVGGMANNRKAFGALLPGVDHLPHTLDMARNAFSRGLPQHGAEKADELERLVTLHGAENIAAVVVEPMSGSAGVILPPEGYLQRLREITQKHGILLIFDEVITGFGRVGGAFAAQRWGVTPDIITCAKGLTNGAIPMGAVIVDERIHDAFMQGPESAIEFFHGYTYSGHPVACAAALATQEIYQRENLFQKAIEMEGYWQDALFSLQGLPNVVDIRTVGLVAGIHFAAHADGVGKRGYEVFRQCFEDGLLARASGDTIALSPALIVEREHVDAMIERLADAIRKTC from the coding sequence ATGACCCACGATTCCACCGAACATTTCTGGATGCCGTTCACCGCCAATCGTCAGTTCAAAGGCAACCCCCGGCTGCTCGAAAGCGCTGAGGGCATGTATTACACCGACACCAACGGACGCAAAGTGATCGACGGCACGGCGGGGTTGTGGTGCTGTAACGCCGGGCACGGGCGACGCGAAATCACCGAGGCAGTCAGCAAACAGATCGCTCACATGGATTTCGCACCGACGTTCCAGATGGGCCATCCATTACCGTTCGAACTCGCCGAGCGGCTGGCGCAGATCAGCCCCGCCGGGCTCAATCGCGTCTTCTTTACCAATTCCGGCTCGGAATCGGCCGACACCGCCTTGAAGCTTGCGCTCGCCTACCAGCGCGCCATCGGCCAGGGCAGCCGGACGCGGCTGATCGGGCGGGAGCTGGCCTATCACGGTGTGGGTTTTGGTGGTATTTCAGTGGGCGGCATGGCCAACAACCGCAAGGCGTTCGGTGCGCTATTGCCGGGGGTCGACCATCTGCCGCATACGCTCGACATGGCACGCAACGCCTTCAGCCGTGGCCTGCCGCAACACGGTGCGGAAAAAGCCGACGAGCTGGAGCGACTGGTTACGCTGCACGGCGCGGAAAATATCGCCGCCGTGGTTGTGGAACCCATGTCCGGTTCAGCCGGTGTGATTCTGCCACCTGAGGGCTATCTACAGCGCTTGCGCGAAATCACCCAAAAGCACGGCATCCTGCTGATCTTCGACGAGGTGATCACCGGCTTTGGCCGCGTCGGCGGGGCCTTTGCCGCGCAGCGCTGGGGCGTCACGCCGGACATCATCACCTGCGCCAAGGGACTGACCAACGGGGCAATCCCGATGGGTGCCGTGATCGTCGACGAGAGGATTCACGACGCGTTCATGCAGGGCCCTGAAAGCGCCATCGAGTTTTTCCACGGCTACACGTATTCCGGTCATCCGGTGGCCTGCGCCGCAGCGCTGGCGACACAGGAGATCTATCAGCGCGAAAACCTGTTTCAGAAGGCCATCGAGATGGAAGGCTACTGGCAGGACGCGCTATTCAGCCTCCAGGGCCTGCCGAACGTAGTGGATATCCGGACCGTGGGGCTGGTGGCCGGCATTCACTTTGCGGCCCACGCCGATGGCGTCGGCAAGCGCGGCTATGAAGTGTTCCGCCAGTGTTTCGAGGACGGGCTGCTGGCGCGTGCCAGCGGCGACACCATTGCGTTGTCGCCTGCGCTGATCGTCGAACGAGAACATGTCGACGCCATGATCGAGCGGCTGGCCGACGCGATTCGCAAAACATGCTGA
- the rpmG gene encoding 50S ribosomal protein L33, with amino-acid sequence MRDLIRLVSSAGTGHFYTTDKNKRTTPDKIEIKKYDPVVRKHVMYKEAKIK; translated from the coding sequence ATGCGTGACCTGATCCGTTTGGTGTCCAGCGCCGGTACCGGCCATTTCTACACCACTGACAAGAACAAGCGCACCACTCCCGACAAGATCGAGATCAAGAAGTACGATCCTGTCGTGCGTAAGCACGTGATGTACAAGGAAGCCAAGATCAAGTAA
- the rpmB gene encoding 50S ribosomal protein L28, with amino-acid sequence MSRVCQVTGKGPVTGNNISHANNKTRRRFLPNLQHHRFWVESENRFVRLRLTAKGMRVIDKRGIDAVLAELRARGEKV; translated from the coding sequence ATGTCGAGAGTCTGTCAAGTTACCGGTAAGGGTCCGGTAACCGGGAACAACATTTCCCACGCGAACAACAAAACCCGTCGTCGTTTTCTGCCGAACCTGCAGCATCACCGCTTCTGGGTCGAGTCCGAGAACCGCTTCGTACGTCTGCGCCTGACTGCCAAAGGCATGCGCGTTATCGACAAGCGCGGCATCGACGCCGTTCTGGCTGAACTCCGCGCTCGCGGCGAAAAGGTTTAA
- a CDS encoding IclR family transcriptional regulator gives MSDAEDIENPKDRKFVEALSRGLDVLRAFTHGSVVMGNQDIARITGLPKPTVSRMTYTLTKLGYLSYSQQLEKYQLDSGVLALGYAYVSNLRVRQLAKPYMDEFARRTNTSVGLTCRDRLSMIYIENCRPAEVSTLRMDVGVRLPLATTSAGRAFLAATPEKEREHLMAALETKYGDDWPAMKRSLEDSFEEFRQHGFCLSLGDWDRNVKAAGVPLHLADGSIMALTCGAPSFQLSEETLRGSLAHQLEMLARDIESLGV, from the coding sequence ATGAGCGACGCTGAAGACATCGAGAACCCCAAGGATCGTAAATTCGTCGAGGCCCTGTCACGTGGGCTGGATGTGCTGCGCGCCTTCACCCACGGCTCGGTGGTGATGGGTAATCAGGATATCGCTCGTATCACCGGGCTACCCAAGCCTACGGTGTCGCGCATGACCTACACCCTGACCAAGCTCGGCTATCTCAGCTACTCGCAGCAACTGGAGAAGTATCAACTCGACTCCGGCGTGCTCGCCTTGGGTTATGCCTACGTGTCCAACCTGCGTGTTCGCCAGCTGGCCAAGCCGTACATGGACGAGTTCGCCCGCCGCACCAATACCTCCGTTGGCCTGACCTGTCGCGATCGGCTATCGATGATCTACATCGAAAACTGCCGCCCCGCCGAGGTCTCGACATTGCGCATGGATGTTGGGGTGCGCCTGCCACTGGCGACGACCTCCGCAGGCCGCGCCTTTCTGGCCGCGACGCCCGAAAAAGAGCGCGAGCATCTGATGGCCGCATTGGAAACCAAGTACGGCGACGACTGGCCTGCCATGAAGCGATCGCTGGAAGACTCCTTCGAGGAGTTTCGTCAGCACGGTTTCTGCCTGTCGCTAGGCGACTGGGACCGGAACGTGAAGGCGGCCGGCGTCCCGCTGCACCTGGCTGACGGCAGCATCATGGCGCTGACCTGCGGCGCGCCGTCGTTCCAGCTCAGCGAAGAGACCCTGCGCGGCTCGCTGGCACACCAGCTGGAGATGCTCGCTCGCGACATCGAGAGTCTGGGCGTCTGA
- a CDS encoding TetR/AcrR family transcriptional regulator, with product MARSSRKQEILQAALACFTEFGVEATTIEMIRDRSGASIGSLYHHFGNRERIIAALYLEGIGEYAARLEAGLIETLDAEACVRLFVTSYIDWVTENPDWARFVLHNRGRVEAGEMGERLRDVNQAHGERVSAILRRHRDSGAFRRMPGDCFLAVVIGPCHDMARNWLAGRSRTALVDCRDLLADIAWASVRAQ from the coding sequence ATGGCCCGTAGTAGCCGCAAGCAGGAAATCCTCCAGGCCGCGCTCGCCTGCTTCACCGAGTTTGGGGTTGAGGCGACCACCATCGAGATGATTCGCGACCGTTCCGGCGCCAGCATCGGTAGCCTTTACCACCATTTTGGTAACCGCGAGCGAATCATCGCCGCGCTTTATCTGGAGGGCATCGGTGAATACGCCGCGCGGCTTGAGGCTGGGCTGATCGAAACGCTGGATGCCGAGGCCTGTGTCAGGCTGTTCGTCACGAGCTACATCGATTGGGTCACGGAGAATCCCGACTGGGCACGCTTCGTTCTGCACAACCGCGGACGGGTCGAGGCGGGGGAAATGGGTGAACGGCTGCGCGACGTCAATCAGGCCCATGGCGAGCGGGTCAGCGCCATCTTGCGTCGGCACCGCGACAGCGGCGCCTTTCGACGGATGCCGGGTGATTGTTTTCTGGCCGTGGTGATCGGGCCTTGCCATGACATGGCGCGCAACTGGCTGGCTGGACGATCACGTACCGCGTTGGTGGATTGCAGAGACCTGCTGGCGGACATCGCCTGGGCCAGCGTCAGGGCGCAGTGA
- a CDS encoding alpha/beta fold hydrolase, which produces MATIQAGERWIDNGNGHLLSSYWYPPSGAPRGAVLIAPAMGVKQRFYAAFASWLADRGYLVVTFDYLGMGRSRQIPLRQLKVDILDWARHDCSAVLATVAEEAGALPLYWIGHSVGAQILPLVKGHERLTRIVTIAAGSGYWRENSPQIKHKAWLLWHGLAPALTAIAGYFPGDRIGAVGDLPAGVIRQWRRWCLHPEYLIGVEGEPMHQAFAAVRTPLTSLSFTDDEMMSARSTESLHGFYTGAPKSMQRIAPSEVGADRIGHFGFFREAFAPTLWSGYLLPELEQCQHNPPDALVNAS; this is translated from the coding sequence ATGGCGACGATACAGGCTGGAGAGCGTTGGATCGATAACGGCAATGGTCACCTTTTGTCCAGCTACTGGTACCCACCGAGCGGTGCGCCACGCGGCGCCGTTTTGATTGCACCGGCCATGGGCGTCAAGCAACGCTTCTACGCCGCGTTCGCCAGTTGGCTGGCCGACCGTGGCTATTTGGTCGTCACGTTCGATTATCTGGGCATGGGCCGCTCGCGCCAGATTCCGCTGCGCCAGCTCAAGGTGGACATCCTCGACTGGGCTCGCCACGACTGCAGCGCGGTATTGGCAACAGTTGCGGAGGAGGCTGGCGCGCTACCGCTCTATTGGATTGGCCACAGCGTCGGCGCGCAGATCCTGCCTCTCGTCAAAGGCCACGAGCGGCTTACCCGAATCGTCACCATTGCGGCCGGCAGCGGTTACTGGCGCGAAAACAGCCCGCAGATCAAGCATAAGGCCTGGTTGCTCTGGCACGGTCTTGCCCCGGCCCTAACCGCCATAGCCGGCTACTTTCCCGGCGACCGCATCGGCGCAGTGGGTGACTTGCCGGCCGGCGTCATCCGCCAATGGCGCCGCTGGTGCCTGCATCCGGAATACCTGATCGGGGTGGAGGGCGAACCCATGCACCAGGCGTTCGCCGCGGTACGGACCCCGCTGACGTCGCTGTCATTCACTGATGACGAGATGATGTCGGCGCGCAGTACCGAATCGCTGCACGGCTTCTATACCGGCGCACCGAAGAGCATGCAACGCATAGCCCCGAGTGAAGTGGGCGCGGATCGTATCGGTCATTTCGGCTTCTTCCGTGAAGCTTTCGCACCGACGCTCTGGTCGGGCTATTTGCTGCCAGAACTTGAACAATGCCAGCACAACCCGCCTGATGCGCTCGTCAACGCGAGTTAG
- a CDS encoding acyl-CoA dehydrogenase family protein, which yields MDFKLTEEQQMLQDTAARLVRDAYPFEQREKFSESELGFSSEFWGQLGELGLTAVPFAEEIGGFGGGGVETMLVMTELGRGLTLEPYLQSVIYGGGLLNQLGSDAQKEDLLPQVAAGSLQLAVAFDEPQSHYNLHDVQTKAEAADGGYRLSGRKAVVIGGHSAGKIIVSARSSGDSRDEAGISLFLVDPNAQGVSRRVYPTIDGRKGCELFLDNVQVGADAVLGEIGNALPALRYQQGRAIAAQCADALGSMDEACKLTLDYLKTRKQFGVPIGKFQVLQHRMVDMQTELEQATSMAILAATFADGEDNDDRRRIIAAAKYICARAARKVAEEAIQLHGGIGMTWEYNLAHHAKRLVMIAHQFGDDDHHLKAYAKLMQVA from the coding sequence ATGGACTTCAAACTGACTGAAGAGCAGCAAATGCTGCAAGACACCGCGGCGCGTCTGGTGCGCGACGCCTACCCGTTCGAGCAGCGCGAGAAATTCAGCGAGTCGGAGCTGGGCTTTTCCTCCGAGTTCTGGGGGCAGCTGGGCGAGCTAGGCCTGACCGCCGTGCCGTTTGCCGAGGAGATCGGCGGCTTTGGCGGCGGTGGTGTGGAAACCATGCTGGTGATGACCGAACTGGGTCGCGGCCTGACGCTGGAGCCCTACCTGCAATCGGTTATCTATGGCGGCGGCCTGCTCAACCAGCTGGGCAGCGACGCGCAGAAAGAGGATCTGCTACCGCAGGTCGCGGCCGGTTCGCTGCAACTGGCGGTGGCATTCGACGAGCCGCAGAGCCACTACAATCTTCACGATGTACAGACCAAAGCCGAAGCGGCCGACGGCGGTTATCGCCTGTCCGGCCGTAAGGCTGTGGTGATTGGCGGGCACAGCGCCGGGAAGATCATCGTCTCCGCACGCAGTTCAGGTGATAGCCGCGATGAGGCCGGCATCAGCCTGTTCCTGGTCGATCCGAATGCTCAAGGCGTCAGCCGCCGCGTGTACCCGACCATCGACGGACGCAAGGGCTGCGAGCTGTTCCTCGACAACGTGCAGGTCGGTGCTGACGCCGTGCTTGGCGAGATCGGCAATGCACTGCCTGCCCTGCGCTACCAGCAGGGCCGCGCCATTGCCGCGCAGTGCGCCGATGCGCTGGGCAGCATGGACGAGGCCTGCAAGCTGACCCTCGACTACCTCAAGACGCGCAAGCAGTTCGGCGTGCCGATCGGTAAGTTCCAGGTGCTGCAGCACCGCATGGTCGACATGCAGACCGAGCTGGAACAGGCCACCAGCATGGCGATCCTCGCTGCGACCTTTGCCGACGGCGAAGACAACGACGACCGCCGCCGCATCATCGCCGCTGCCAAGTACATCTGTGCCCGCGCCGCACGCAAGGTGGCCGAGGAAGCGATCCAGCTGCACGGCGGCATCGGCATGACCTGGGAATACAACCTCGCCCACCACGCCAAGCGCCTGGTCATGATCGCCCACCAGTTCGGTGACGATGATCATCACCTGAAGGCGTACGCGAAGTTGATGCAGGTGGCGTAA
- a CDS encoding acyl-CoA dehydrogenase family protein, whose product MNVNYTAEELAFRDEVRAFLTNELPADIAAKVKLGKHMSKEDHQRWQQILVKRGWYAPGWPVELGGTTWGPVEKHIFDEECAAFGAPRSVPFGVNMVAPVIIKFGTQQQKDYYLPRILSGEDWWCQGYSEPGAGSDLASLKTRAVRDGDHYVVNGQKTWTTLGQHANMIFCLVRTDPEAKQQRGISFLLIDMSTPGISVRPIITLDGDHEVNEVFFDNVRVPVENLVGEENQGWTCAKYLLTHERTGLAGIGASKAALAHLKRIAMKEVCDGKPMLEDPLFRAQVAEVEMQLMAIEMSTLRILAAAKEGGVPGAESSILKVKGTEIRQAITSLLRKVIGPYALPFLEEEMQLDYEGDLLHADYSASLAGDYFNMRKLSIFGGSNEIQKNIVSKMILEL is encoded by the coding sequence ATGAACGTCAACTACACGGCCGAAGAGCTCGCCTTCCGCGATGAAGTGCGCGCCTTCCTGACAAACGAGCTGCCGGCGGACATCGCCGCCAAGGTCAAGCTCGGCAAGCATATGTCCAAGGAAGACCATCAGCGCTGGCAGCAGATCCTGGTCAAGCGCGGCTGGTACGCGCCGGGCTGGCCGGTGGAACTGGGCGGCACCACCTGGGGCCCGGTGGAAAAGCACATCTTCGACGAGGAGTGCGCCGCGTTTGGCGCACCGCGTAGCGTGCCCTTCGGCGTCAACATGGTCGCCCCGGTGATCATCAAGTTCGGCACCCAACAGCAGAAGGACTATTACCTGCCGCGCATTCTTTCCGGTGAAGACTGGTGGTGCCAGGGCTACTCCGAACCGGGCGCCGGCTCCGACCTGGCGAGCCTGAAGACCCGCGCCGTGCGCGACGGCGATCACTACGTGGTCAACGGCCAGAAGACCTGGACCACCCTCGGCCAGCACGCCAACATGATCTTCTGCCTGGTGCGCACCGACCCTGAAGCCAAACAGCAGCGCGGCATCAGCTTCCTGTTGATCGACATGAGCACGCCGGGCATCAGCGTGCGGCCGATCATCACCCTGGACGGCGACCATGAGGTCAACGAAGTCTTCTTTGATAACGTCCGCGTGCCGGTGGAAAACCTCGTCGGCGAGGAAAACCAGGGCTGGACCTGCGCCAAATACCTGCTGACCCACGAGCGCACCGGCCTGGCCGGTATCGGCGCGTCCAAGGCAGCGCTGGCGCACCTCAAGCGCATCGCCATGAAGGAAGTCTGCGATGGCAAACCGATGCTCGAAGACCCGCTGTTCCGCGCTCAGGTGGCGGAGGTCGAGATGCAGCTGATGGCTATCGAGATGAGCACCCTGCGCATCCTCGCGGCGGCGAAGGAGGGCGGCGTGCCTGGTGCCGAGTCTTCGATCCTCAAGGTCAAGGGCACGGAGATCCGCCAGGCGATCACCAGCCTGCTGCGCAAGGTTATCGGCCCTTACGCGTTGCCGTTCCTTGAAGAGGAAATGCAGCTGGACTACGAAGGCGATCTCTTGCACGCCGACTACAGCGCGTCGCTCGCTGGCGACTACTTCAACATGCGCAAGCTGTCGATCTTCGGCGGCTCCAACGAAATCCAGAAGAACATCGTCTCGAAGATGATTCTCGAGCTGTAA
- a CDS encoding 3-hydroxyacyl-CoA dehydrogenase NAD-binding domain-containing protein, giving the protein MTDVVRLERQGEIALITVNNPPVNALGQAVRQGLLQAFQRAEADEQVRAVVLVCEGNTFIAGADIKEFGKPPQAPSLPEVIEVIEGCSKPSVAVIHGTALGGGLEVALGCHYRIARKDAKVGLPEVKLGLLPGAGGTQRLPRLAGVEKALDMIVSGTPISAAEAVEHKIVDELFEGDLVDAGLAYARRMVEEGRAPRRTGEQTQGLEGADNEALIRAKHAEVAKRMPGLFSPLRCIAAVEAATQLPLAEGLKRERELFAECLDSPQRGALVHSFFAERQAGKINDLPSDVKPRPIKTAAVIGGGTMGVGIALSFANAGVPVKLLEINDEALQRGLQRARDTYAASVKRGSLTEEVMEARLKLVEGVTDYAALADVDVVVEAVFEEMGVKQQVFEKLDAVCKPGAILASNTSSLDLDAIAAFTKRPEDVVGLHFFSPANVMRLLEVVRGEKTSNEVLATAMAIGKQLKKVSVVVGVCDGFVGNRMVFQYGREAEFLLEEGATPQQVDGALRNFGMAMGPFAMRDLSGLDIGQAIRKRQRATLPAHLDFPTVSDKLCAAGMLGQKTGAGYYRYEPGNRTPLENPELVPMLEAASQEKGIERKALDEQYIVERCIFALVNEGAKILEEGIAQRSSDIDVIYLNGYGFPAFRGGPMFYADSVGLDTVLARVKELHARCGDWWKPAPLLEKLAAEGRTFTEWQAGQ; this is encoded by the coding sequence ATGACGGATGTCGTACGGCTCGAACGTCAGGGCGAGATTGCTCTGATTACGGTCAATAACCCACCGGTCAACGCACTGGGGCAAGCGGTGCGTCAGGGCTTGCTGCAGGCCTTTCAGCGCGCAGAGGCGGATGAGCAGGTCCGTGCGGTGGTGCTGGTCTGCGAAGGGAACACCTTCATTGCAGGTGCCGACATCAAGGAGTTCGGCAAGCCTCCGCAAGCGCCGAGCCTGCCGGAGGTAATCGAGGTTATCGAAGGCTGCAGCAAGCCGAGCGTAGCGGTGATCCATGGCACTGCGCTGGGCGGCGGACTTGAGGTCGCGCTGGGTTGTCATTACCGCATCGCCCGCAAGGACGCCAAGGTCGGTCTGCCGGAAGTGAAGCTGGGTTTGTTGCCCGGCGCCGGCGGCACCCAGCGGCTGCCGCGTCTGGCCGGTGTCGAGAAGGCGCTGGACATGATTGTCAGCGGCACGCCGATCAGTGCTGCTGAGGCGGTCGAGCACAAGATCGTCGACGAGCTGTTCGAGGGTGATCTGGTGGACGCCGGCCTGGCTTATGCCCGTCGTATGGTTGAGGAAGGCCGCGCACCACGCCGCACGGGCGAACAGACTCAAGGTCTGGAGGGCGCCGACAACGAGGCCCTGATCCGCGCCAAGCACGCCGAGGTGGCCAAGCGCATGCCCGGGCTGTTCTCGCCGCTGCGTTGCATCGCGGCGGTCGAGGCGGCCACCCAACTGCCGTTGGCCGAAGGTCTCAAGCGTGAGCGTGAGCTGTTCGCCGAGTGCCTGGATTCGCCGCAGCGTGGCGCCTTGGTTCATTCATTCTTCGCCGAACGCCAGGCGGGCAAGATCAACGATTTGCCATCCGATGTGAAACCGCGGCCGATCAAGACCGCCGCGGTGATCGGCGGCGGCACCATGGGTGTCGGTATCGCCCTGAGCTTTGCCAATGCCGGTGTGCCGGTGAAGCTGCTGGAAATCAATGACGAGGCGCTGCAGCGCGGCTTGCAGCGCGCCCGTGATACTTACGCCGCCAGCGTCAAGCGCGGCAGCCTGACCGAGGAGGTGATGGAAGCGCGCCTCAAGCTGGTCGAAGGCGTCACTGACTACGCTGCACTGGCAGACGTGGACGTGGTGGTCGAAGCCGTGTTCGAGGAAATGGGCGTCAAGCAGCAGGTGTTCGAAAAGCTGGACGCTGTGTGCAAGCCAGGCGCAATTCTCGCCTCCAACACATCATCGCTTGATCTGGATGCCATTGCCGCCTTCACCAAGCGCCCTGAAGACGTAGTCGGCCTGCATTTCTTCAGCCCGGCCAACGTCATGCGCTTGCTGGAAGTGGTGCGTGGCGAGAAGACCAGCAATGAAGTGCTGGCCACCGCCATGGCCATCGGCAAGCAGCTGAAAAAGGTCTCGGTGGTGGTTGGCGTTTGCGACGGCTTCGTCGGCAACCGCATGGTCTTCCAGTACGGCCGCGAGGCGGAATTTTTGCTGGAAGAGGGCGCCACACCGCAGCAGGTCGATGGCGCTCTGCGCAACTTCGGCATGGCCATGGGGCCGTTCGCCATGCGCGATCTGTCCGGTCTCGATATTGGCCAGGCGATCCGCAAGCGCCAGCGCGCGACCCTGCCGGCGCATCTGGATTTCCCCACGGTCTCCGATAAGCTCTGCGCCGCCGGCATGCTCGGGCAGAAGACCGGCGCCGGCTACTACCGCTACGAGCCGGGCAACCGCACGCCACTGGAGAACCCCGAACTCGTGCCTATGCTGGAAGCAGCGTCGCAGGAGAAAGGCATCGAGCGAAAGGCGCTGGACGAGCAGTACATCGTCGAGCGCTGCATCTTCGCCTTGGTCAACGAGGGCGCGAAGATCCTCGAAGAAGGCATCGCCCAGCGTTCCAGCGATATCGACGTGATTTACCTGAACGGTTACGGCTTCCCGGCCTTCCGCGGCGGGCCGATGTTCTATGCCGACAGCGTTGGCCTGGACACCGTACTGGCGCGGGTCAAGGAACTGCACGCACGTTGCGGCGACTGGTGGAAGCCAGCGCCGCTGCTGGAAAAACTGGCCGCCGAAGGCCGCACCTTTACCGAATGGCAGGCCGGGCAATGA
- the gabD gene encoding NADP-dependent succinate-semialdehyde dehydrogenase gives MQLKDTSLFRQQAYIDGTWQDADSGQTIKVNNPASNEILGTVPKMGAAETRRAIDAAERALPAWRDLTAKERSQKLRRWFELMMENQDDLGRLMTLEQGKPLAESKGEIAYAASFIEWFAEEAKRVYGDTIPGHQKDKRIIVIKQPIGVTAAITPWNFPAAMITRKAAPALAAGCTMVVKPASQTPFSALALAELAERAGIPKGVFSVVTGSAGDIGNELTANPTVRKISFTGSTEVGAKLMAQCAPRIKKVSLELGGNAPFLVFDDADLDEAVKGAMQSKYRNAGQTCVCVNRIYVQEGVYDAFAEKFQAAVAKLKVGNGLDEGVDIGPLIDDRAAAKVKEHIEDAVANGAQVVTGGQAHSLGGSYFEPTLMVNVPHDAKVAKEETFGPLAPLFRFKDEAEGIALANDTEFGLAAYFYARDLGRVFRVAEAIESGMVGVNTGMISTEVAPFGGVKSSGLGREGSKYGIEDYLEIKYLCLGL, from the coding sequence ATGCAACTCAAAGACACCTCGCTGTTCCGCCAGCAGGCCTATATCGATGGAACCTGGCAGGACGCGGACAGCGGACAAACGATCAAGGTCAACAACCCGGCCAGCAACGAGATCCTCGGCACCGTGCCGAAGATGGGTGCCGCCGAGACGCGTCGGGCCATCGACGCCGCCGAGCGCGCGTTGCCGGCCTGGCGTGACCTGACAGCCAAGGAGCGCTCGCAGAAGCTGCGCCGCTGGTTCGAACTGATGATGGAGAACCAGGACGACCTGGGCCGTTTGATGACCCTGGAGCAGGGCAAGCCGCTGGCCGAGTCCAAGGGCGAGATTGCCTACGCCGCCTCGTTTATCGAGTGGTTCGCCGAGGAAGCCAAGCGCGTCTATGGCGACACCATTCCAGGCCATCAGAAAGACAAGCGCATCATTGTGATCAAGCAGCCGATCGGCGTGACCGCGGCCATCACGCCGTGGAATTTCCCGGCGGCGATGATCACCCGCAAGGCGGCTCCAGCACTCGCAGCGGGCTGCACGATGGTGGTCAAACCGGCCAGCCAGACGCCCTTCTCCGCATTGGCGCTGGCGGAACTGGCCGAGCGGGCCGGTATACCTAAAGGCGTGTTCAGCGTCGTCACCGGCTCGGCGGGCGATATCGGCAACGAGCTGACGGCTAATCCGACGGTCCGCAAGATCAGCTTTACCGGTTCTACCGAGGTCGGTGCCAAGCTGATGGCCCAATGTGCGCCGCGGATCAAGAAGGTGTCGCTGGAACTGGGCGGCAATGCGCCGTTTCTGGTGTTTGACGATGCGGACCTCGATGAGGCCGTCAAGGGGGCCATGCAGTCCAAGTACCGCAATGCCGGTCAGACCTGCGTCTGCGTCAACCGAATCTATGTTCAGGAGGGTGTGTACGACGCGTTCGCTGAGAAATTCCAGGCGGCCGTGGCGAAGCTGAAGGTCGGTAATGGACTGGATGAAGGCGTCGACATCGGACCGTTGATCGACGACCGCGCCGCGGCCAAGGTCAAGGAGCATATCGAAGATGCGGTGGCCAACGGTGCTCAGGTCGTTACCGGCGGCCAGGCGCACAGCCTCGGCGGGAGCTACTTCGAGCCGACCCTGATGGTCAACGTGCCGCACGATGCGAAAGTGGCCAAGGAAGAGACCTTCGGACCGCTGGCGCCGCTGTTCCGCTTCAAGGATGAGGCCGAGGGCATCGCGCTGGCGAACGATACCGAGTTCGGGCTGGCAGCCTATTTCTATGCCCGCGATCTGGGACGGGTATTCCGCGTGGCCGAAGCGATCGAGTCGGGGATGGTTGGCGTTAACACCGGCATGATTTCCACCGAGGTGGCGCCATTTGGCGGCGTGAAATCCTCCGGCTTGGGCCGTGAAGGCTCCAAGTACGGCATCGAGGACTATCTGGAAATCAAGTACCTCTGTCTCGGACTGTAA